The Malus sylvestris chromosome 12, drMalSylv7.2, whole genome shotgun sequence genome contains a region encoding:
- the LOC126592977 gene encoding uncharacterized protein LOC126592977 has product MAMPWGVTVWMAKMVWLALTGWVSSCLAVADEVAGSLRTGDIGPFHVG; this is encoded by the coding sequence ATGGCAATGCCATGGGGCGTGACTGTTTGGATGGCGAAGATGGTGTGGTTGGCTCTCACCGGCTGGGTTTCGTCTTGCTTGGCCGTTGCCGATGAAGTCGCCGGCTCCCTTAGAACAGGAGATATTGGCCCTTTTCATGTCGGCTGA